Proteins from one Malania oleifera isolate guangnan ecotype guangnan chromosome 4, ASM2987363v1, whole genome shotgun sequence genomic window:
- the LOC131154006 gene encoding cysteine-rich receptor-like protein kinase 44, which translates to MKMGFSELLLYLSPIVLLLATLSTAQPTFENYWCVPGYGNYTSNSTFKANLDRVLSSLSSASTNNGSGFYSISTGGQNSVDKVNLIALCRGDLTPDVCRGCLNDSIGEIVDQCPYQKQAIGVYEKCMLRYSNRSILGTVDNYVTFFMTNPENASNPDQFNRALGSLLNDLRAQAASGSSTLKFATGTVNVTDFQKIYALVQCTPDLTEFDCNNCLEDAISRAQQGKRGGRVIKPSCSLRFEALQFYNSTPEAPPPSSPTSPPPQTGTTSTGGNGSNTARTVIIIVGSTVAAVILVILICCFFRRRRNWEKIETVDEIRSVESLQFDFGTIRVATDNFSNANKLGQGGFGAVYKGKLSSGQEIAVKRLSAGSGQGDLEFKNEVLLVAKLQHRNLVRLLGFCLEGTERLLIYEFVPNTSLDHFIFDPSKHFLLDWERRYKIIGGIARGLLYLHEDSRLRIIHRDLKASNILLDAEMNPKISDFGMARLFIVDQTQGNTNRIVGTYGYMAPEYAMHGHFSVKTDVFSFGVLILEIVSGQKNHCFRSGESIEDLLTYAWKNWREGTPLNLMDPTLRDGSRSEMTRCIHIGLLCVQENVADRPTMASVVLMLSSYSLTLPAPSEPAFYAGSTIEPDMMLQENSTWVTHSDQSKTKSDQLHVVNDDAIITESEVYPR; encoded by the exons ATGAAAATGGGTTTCTCCGAACTTCTTCTATACCTTTCCCCCATCGTCCTTCTTCTGGCTACGCTCTCCACTGCGCAGCCAACCTTCGAAAACTATTGGTGTGTTCCAGGCTACGGCAATTACACAAGTAACAGCACATTCAAGGCGAATCTCGACCGCGTTCTTTCTTCGCTTTCCTCTGCTTCCACCAACAATGGCTCCGGATTCTACAGCATCTCCACCGGAGGCCAGAACTCCGTCGACAAAGTCAACCTCATTGCCCTTTGCAGAGGCGACTTGACGCCGGACGTCTGCCGAGGCTGCCTCAACGACTCAATCGGCGAGATCGTCGACCAGTGTCCGTACCAGAAACAGGCAATCGGAGTGTACGAAAAGTGTATGCTGCGGTATTCGAATCGCTCCATTCTCGGTACGGTGGACAACTACGTCACTTTCTTCATGACAAACCCGGAGAACGCCTCGAACCCAGACCAGTTCAACCGCGCGTTGGGAAGCTTGTTGAACGATCTGCGAGCCCAAGCGGCGTCGGGCTCTTCGACTCTGAAGTTCGCGACGGGCACTGTGAACGTTACGGATTTCCAAAAAATTTATGCCCTGGTTCAGTGTACTCCCGATTTAACAGAGTTTGATTGCAACAATTGCCTGGAAGATGCTATTAGCCGGGCTCAGCAAGGAAAAAGAGGAGGGAGAGTCATTAAACCCAGCTGCAGTCTTCGGTTCGAGGCGCTCCAGTTCTATAACTCGACGCCTGAGGCGCCGCCGCCGTCTTCTCCAACGTCTCCTCCGCCGCAGACCGGTACCACAAGCACAGGCG GGAACGGTAGCAACACAGCCCGAACAGTCATCATAATTGTTGGGTCAACAGTTGCTGCTGTGATACTTGTAATTCTTATCTGCTGCTTCTTTAGGAGGAGGAGGAACTGGGAGAAAATTGAAA CCGTGGACGAAATTAGAAGTGTGGAATCCTTGCAATTTGACTTTGGCACTATTAGGGTTGCAACAGATAACTTCTCTAACGCTAATAAGCTTGGACAAGGTGGATTTGGAGCAGTTTACAAG GGTAAGCTTTCCAGCGGACAAGAAATAGCAGTGAAGAGGTTGTCTGCAGGATCTGGACAAGGTGACCTAGAATTCAAGAATGAGGTTCTGTTAGTGGCGAAGCTTCAACACAGGAATTTGGTTAGGCTTCTGGGTTTCTGCTTGGAAGGGACGGAGAGGCTTCTCATATATGAGTTTGTGCCTAACACAAGCCTTGATCACTTTATATTTG ACCCATCGAAGCATTTTCTGTTGGACTGGGAAAGGCGTTACAAAATTATAGGAGGCATTGCTCGAGGGCTTCTTTATCTTCATGAGGATTCCCGACTTCGGATCATTCATCGTGATCTCAAAGCTAGCAATATTTTGCTAGATGCAGAGATGAACCCCAAAATCTCAGATTTTGGAATGGCGAGGTTGTTTATAGTGGATCAAACACAAGGCAATACAAATAGAATTGTTGGGACCTA TGGATATATGGCACCAGAGTATGCGATGCATGGGCACTTCTCAGTTAAGACCGATGTCTTCAGCTTTGGTGTATTGATTCTGGAAATTGTGAGCGGCCAAAAGAATCACTGCTTTCGCAGTGGGGAGAGCATAGAGGACCTTCTAACCTAT GCATGGAAAAATTGGAGGGAAGGAACGCCATTGAATCTGATGGATCCAACGCTGAGGGACGGCTCGAGAAGTGAAATGACAAGATGCATCCATATTGGGTTACTGTGTGTTCAAGAAAATGTAGCAGATAGACCAACCATGGCCTCAGTTGTTCTCATGCTTAGCAGCTACTCTCTCACTCTCCCAGCACCATCAGAACCTGCATTTTATGCGGGCAGCACTATCGAACCAGACATGATGCTGCAGGAAAATAGTACCTGGGTGACACACTCAGATCAATCGAAAACTAAAAGCGACCAATTGCATGTAGTTAATGATGACGCTATAATTACCGAAAGCGAGGTGTACCCACGATAG